One Spinacia oleracea cultivar Varoflay chromosome 4, BTI_SOV_V1, whole genome shotgun sequence DNA segment encodes these proteins:
- the LOC110803065 gene encoding AAA-ATPase At3g50940: MVNTNIQMPTVKTIISTATSAAAAAMLIRSITRDYVPNEFQYYISGKIRAVFASFSSEVTIVINEVDGMVKNQLFYAAELYLGTKLSPLTHRFRATLPIKETKIQLSMENNQEVIDIFNGVKLTWKRVARKVETKRSTNEIHYYKLSFHKKHKEMVFTTYFQHILEQGKALKQQKRTPKLHTLDSDFMRRSPGTGWQSVNLDHPATFETLAMDMEMKKMIMEDLDRFLRRKDFYRKVGKAWKRGYLLFGPPGTGKSSLIAAMANHLNFDIYDLELTDVRKNSDLRRLIITTANRSILVVEDIDCSVDLQNMMKERKKKFPEQFFEQGNEVTLSGLLNFIDGLWSSCGDERIIVFTTNHKDRLDPALLRPGRMDVHIHMSYCTPSALRIFSSNYLDITEHPLLTEIEQLIQEAKVTPAEVGEQLMKTEDSDEALRRLMDFIVEKKRSEDIISTQKIEVAEEECKELEEENIRTEQKEIKETTQTLY; the protein is encoded by the exons ATGGTTAACACCAACATCCAAATGCCTACTGTTAAAACGATCATCTCCACGGCTACCTCGGCAGCTGCAGCTGCTATGCTGATACGCAGCATTACTAGAGATTATGTACCCAATGAATTTCAATACTACATTTCCGGTAAAATCCGGGCTGTTTTTGCTTCTTTCTCCTCAGAGGTAACCATAGTCATCAATGAAGTTGATGGAATGGTTAAAAACCAGCTTTTTTATGCTGCAGAACTCTACCTAGGAACCAAACTATCCCCTTTAACCCACAGGTTTCGAGCCACCTTGCCTATCAAAGAGACCAAAATCCAACTCTCCATGGAAAACAACCAAGAGGTGATTGACATATTCAATGGTGTCAAACTCACTTGGAAAAGAGTGGCTCGAAAAGTGGAAACAAAAAGATCAACCAATGAGATTCACTATTACAAGTTGAGCTTCCATAAGAAGCACAAAGAAATGGTGTTCACCACCTATTTCCAGCACATCCTAGAACAAGGAAAGGCGCTCAAACAACAGAAAAGGACACCAAAGCTGCACACTTTGGACTCTGACTTCATGCGTAGGAGTCCAGGGACTGGTTGGCAATCAGTAAATCTAGATCACCCCGCGACTTTTGAAACTCTAGCCATGGATATGGAGATGAAGAAGATGATCATGGAGGATTTAGACAGGTTTTTGAGGAGGAAGGATTTCTACAGAAAGGTCGGGAAGGCATGGAAACGGGGCTACTTGCTATTCGGGCCTCCGGGTACAGGAAAGTCTAGTCTGATTGCAGCCATGGCTAATCACCTTAATTTTGATATATATGATTTGGAGCTGACTGATGTTAGGAAGAACTCTGACCTCAGGAGACTAATTATAACAACTGCTAATAGATCAATACTAGTGGTGGAAGATATTGACTGCTCTGTCGACTTACAGAACATGATGAAGGAACGCAAGAAAAAGTTTCCAGAACAATTTTTTGAGCAAGGGAACGAG GTGACCCTATCAGGCTTGCTTAATTTCATTGATGGGTTATGGTCAAGCTGTGGAGATGAGAGGATCATTGTGTTCACAACAAACCATAAAGACCGACTGGATCCAGCTCTCTTGCGACCAGGAAGGATGGATGTGCACATTCACATGTCCTATTGCACCCCATCTGCACTCAGAATATTCTCTTCAAATTACCTTGACATCACAGAACACCCACTTTTGACGGAAATTGAACAACTGATTCAGGAAGCGAAGGTCACTCCTGCAGAGGTAGGGGAGCAACTGATGAAAACTGAGGACTCAGACGAGGCATTGAGAAGGCTAATGGATTTCATTGTGGAGAAAAAGAGAAGTGAGGATATCATAAGCACTCAGAAGATAGAGGTAGCAGAAGAGGAATGTAAGGAGTTGGAAGAGGAAAATATCAGAACTGAGCAAAAGGAGATCAAGGAAACAACGCAAACACTGTATTAA